A genomic stretch from Serratia entomophila includes:
- a CDS encoding LysR family transcriptional regulator yields MDIKQLIYLCNLERERHFGRAAEASFVSQPTLSMRLKNLEKELGVSLINRGNNFGGFTAEGERVLAWAREIVSVYQGLKLEVESLKHGLNGTLRLGVVPQCSISLAEMLKAVSERYPHLDYRVAVLSADQLLEALTAHTVDIGIGFFELTTLKELHFQSQPLTETGVELVFHPQHFPKLVGDAPLPLEAVAALPLCLAEPTRYFRRYLDQYFREAGLTLHPRLETTSIFQLLEGIFVGLGCGLFPRGNLLPEMTPALQRRPIAIAAMSRHAAVVVDVPERATPLAQKFFDAASEWLRQQNNAND; encoded by the coding sequence ATGGATATTAAACAACTGATCTACCTGTGTAATCTTGAGCGTGAACGCCATTTTGGCCGCGCGGCCGAGGCCAGCTTCGTCAGCCAGCCGACGTTATCGATGCGATTGAAAAACCTCGAGAAAGAATTGGGCGTGTCGCTGATTAACCGCGGCAACAATTTCGGCGGTTTTACCGCCGAGGGCGAACGGGTGCTGGCCTGGGCGCGCGAAATCGTGTCGGTCTATCAGGGGCTGAAACTGGAAGTGGAGTCGCTGAAGCACGGTCTTAACGGCACGCTGCGCCTCGGCGTGGTGCCGCAGTGCAGTATTTCGCTGGCGGAAATGCTCAAGGCGGTCAGCGAGCGTTATCCGCATCTGGACTATCGGGTGGCGGTGCTGAGCGCCGATCAGCTGCTGGAAGCGCTGACGGCGCACACCGTGGATATCGGCATCGGTTTCTTCGAGCTGACAACGCTGAAAGAGCTGCATTTCCAGTCGCAACCGCTGACGGAAACCGGCGTGGAGCTGGTGTTCCACCCGCAGCACTTCCCCAAGCTGGTCGGCGACGCGCCGCTGCCGCTGGAGGCGGTCGCCGCGCTGCCGCTATGCCTGGCGGAGCCTACGCGTTATTTCCGCCGCTACCTCGATCAATACTTCCGCGAAGCCGGGCTGACGCTGCACCCGCGGCTGGAGACCACCTCGATTTTCCAACTGCTTGAGGGGATTTTCGTCGGCCTCGGCTGCGGGTTGTTCCCGCGCGGCAACCTGTTGCCGGAAATGACGCCGGCGCTGCAGCGTCGGCCCATCGCTATCGCCGCCATGTCGCGTCACGCGGCGGTGGTGGTCGACGTGCCGGAACGCGCCACGCCCCTGGCGCAAAAGTTTTTTGACGCCGCCAGCGAATGGCTGCGCCAGCAAAATAACGCTAATGATTAA
- the dacD gene encoding serine-type D-Ala-D-Ala carboxypeptidase DacD — protein MKRSVLAAIGAALLPLAAQAADAPFNFPSSTPPAIDAASYVLMDYATGQLLAAGNPDERRNPASLTKLMTGLVIDHALDQHKIGLDDVVTVGNDAWAQGNPVFKGSSLMFLKPGDRVTVRDLSRGIIIDSGNDACVAMADYVAGNQANFVKLMNEKSAQLGLKNTHFETVHGLDAPGQFTTAGDLALISRAIIMSEPAEYHMYSEKSLTWNGITQQNRNGLLWDKTLHVDGLKTGHTASAGFNIIASATEGERRLIAVVMGGKSPKGREEQARKLLSWGLRDFATVHLFNAGQSLGQEPVWYGERHQVQVGSAQDQFLSLPKTEAGKLKAQYLLNVERLEAPLKQGQTVGEIRVSDNGQLLKTLPLVVLQPVDQGGMFSRLLDYLKLKV, from the coding sequence TTGAAACGTTCGGTATTGGCCGCGATCGGCGCAGCGTTGCTGCCGCTGGCGGCGCAGGCGGCGGATGCGCCGTTCAACTTTCCCTCGAGTACGCCCCCGGCGATAGACGCCGCCTCCTATGTATTGATGGATTACGCCACCGGGCAGCTGCTGGCCGCCGGCAACCCGGATGAGAGGCGCAACCCCGCCAGCCTGACCAAGCTGATGACCGGGTTGGTGATCGACCATGCGCTCGATCAACATAAAATTGGCCTGGACGACGTAGTGACGGTAGGGAACGACGCCTGGGCGCAGGGCAATCCGGTGTTCAAGGGGTCTTCGTTGATGTTCCTGAAACCTGGTGACAGGGTCACGGTACGCGACCTCAGCCGCGGCATCATCATCGACTCCGGCAACGACGCCTGCGTGGCGATGGCGGATTACGTGGCGGGCAATCAGGCTAACTTCGTCAAACTGATGAATGAAAAAAGCGCGCAGCTGGGCCTGAAAAATACCCATTTTGAAACCGTACACGGCCTTGATGCGCCGGGGCAGTTCACCACCGCCGGCGATCTGGCGCTGATATCCCGCGCCATCATCATGAGCGAGCCGGCGGAATACCATATGTACAGCGAAAAATCGCTGACCTGGAACGGCATCACCCAACAGAACCGCAACGGCCTGCTGTGGGATAAAACCCTGCACGTCGACGGCCTGAAGACCGGGCACACCGCTTCGGCCGGGTTTAACATCATCGCCTCCGCCACCGAGGGCGAGCGGCGCCTGATTGCGGTGGTGATGGGCGGAAAAAGCCCCAAAGGCCGCGAGGAACAGGCGCGCAAGCTGCTGAGCTGGGGGCTGCGCGATTTCGCCACCGTGCACCTGTTTAACGCCGGGCAGAGCCTGGGACAAGAGCCGGTGTGGTATGGCGAACGTCATCAGGTGCAGGTGGGCAGCGCGCAGGATCAGTTCCTGAGCCTGCCGAAAACCGAGGCGGGCAAGCTGAAGGCGCAGTACCTGCTGAACGTCGAACGGCTGGAAGCGCCGCTGAAGCAGGGCCAGACGGTGGGCGAGATCCGCGTCAGCGACAACGGGCAGCTGCTGAAGACTTTACCGCTGGTGGTGCTGCAGCCGGTGGATCAGGGCGGCATGTTTTCGCGCCTGCTGGACTACCTGAAGCTGAAAGTCTGA